Proteins from one Silurus meridionalis isolate SWU-2019-XX chromosome 3, ASM1480568v1, whole genome shotgun sequence genomic window:
- the LOC124381146 gene encoding uncharacterized protein LOC124381146, with protein MARTFSWRHREITEGMSVEDVVRNYPYLRTPDGFFDEIDRIHPSPSSFCHRFREGFARVLPNVLKLATAKQYTETRQNALAEDLPGIDLRAGLIFLPSIFREKIEHYITMKEEDPATPFPTIQLMENDWKTAIIRREHSVVKVDGMVVCQCTSLDEAFMTAFCMYFTFNITYPPHLKNTLTFLQRRIGNIVDEGDKPLPVTLLRTINLYIKSSCLKCTIAQNPLFLDNLMTKMTVPVKKSQQYSNTA; from the exons ATGGCACGAACATTCTCCTGGAGACATCGAGAAATCACGGAAGGAATGTCTGTGGAGGATGTAGTCAGAAATTACCCATACTTAAGAACGCCTGATGGA TTTTTTGATGAGATTGACCGAATCCATCCCTCACCAAGCAGCTTCTGTCATCGCTTCAGAGAGGGCTTTGCTAGAGTTCTGCCAAATGTGCTGAAACTTGCCACAGCAAAACAGTACACTGAAACAAGACAGAATGCCCTGGCTGAAGATCTACCAG GAATTGACTTAAGGGCTGGTCTTATCTTCTTGCCATCCATCTTCAGAGAAAAGATCGAACACTACATTACTATGAAAGAG GAGGACCCTGCTACCCCCTTTCCAACAATTCAACTGATGGAGAATGATTGGAAGACGGCAATCATTAGAAGAGAGCACAgcgtggtgaaggtggatggcATGGTTGTGTGCCAGTGCACCAGCCTAGACGAGGCCTTCATGACTGCCTTCTGtatgtattttacttttaacatcACATATCCACCACACCTGAAGAACACTCTCACTTTCCTTCAGAGGCGCATTGGCAACATCGTGGATGAGGGAGACAAGCCACTGCCAGTCACTTTACTAAGGACGATAAACCTTTATATTAAATCCTCATGCCTCAAATGTACCATTGCCCAAA ATCCTTTGTTTTTGGACAATCTGATGACAAAAATGACTGTCCCAGTGAAGAAGAGTCAGCAGTACAGCAACACAGCTTGA